One part of the Rutidosis leptorrhynchoides isolate AG116_Rl617_1_P2 chromosome 1, CSIRO_AGI_Rlap_v1, whole genome shotgun sequence genome encodes these proteins:
- the LOC139868078 gene encoding glucan endo-1,3-beta-glucosidase 4, producing MRLEMFIGYLLLTFASLSIALGAFVGINIGTDLSNLPSPEQVVAILRSHKITHVRLFDADNHLLSALSDTDIEVIVSVTNEEVLGIGQSPATAATWINKNIAAFVPSTNITAIAVGSEVLSTIPHAGPVLVSAMNNLHKALVSSNLNYKVKVSTPFSMDLIPKPFPPSDATFNSTWNSTIYGILQFLTQTNSFFMLNAYPYYGYVQSNGIFPIEYALFQPLSPVKQLVDPNTLFHYDSMFDAMVDAAYYSIAAYNVSLIPIVVTETGWPWSGGANERDATVENAEKFNNNLITRVLNNSGPPSQPTIPMNSYIYELFNEDKRPGPVSEKSYGVYFSNGTSVYTFSLDTLGETTGNGSGGFCVARKGADVGSLQDGLNWACGPGKANCSAIQSGQPCYMPDTVENHASFAYNDYYQRMSSVGGTCDFSGTAVTTMVDPSYGSCIFTGSKSTNSSISGMVQPAFGPEGPPGSISPSQLPCIWSMILAILVSLLL from the exons ATGAGGCTTGAAATGTTTATCGGATATCTTCTACTTACATTTGCAAGTTTATCGATCGCATTAG GTGCATTTGTTGGAATAAACATCGGCACCGATCTTTCCAACCTACCATCACCCGAACAAGTGGTCGCAATCCTTAGATCCCATAAAATAACACACGTTCGTCTTTTCGATGCCGATAATCACTTACTAAGCGCACTTTCCGACACCGATATCGAAGTAATTGTTAGTGTAACAAACGAAGAAGTTTTAGGTATCGGACAATCACCCGCAACAGCCGCCACCTGGATCAATAAAAACATCGCGGCTTTCGTACCATCAACCAACATAACCGCCATTGCAGTCGGTAGTGAAGTTCTATCAACAATCCCGCACGCGGGCCCAGTTTTAGTTTCAGCAATGAACAATCTTCATAAAGCATTAGTTTCTTCAAACCTAAATTATAAAGTCAAAGTGTCAACCCCGTTTTCGATGGATCTTATCCCTAAACCGTTCCCGCCTTCGGATGCTACTTTCAACTCGACATGGAATTCTACTATTTACGGGATTCTTCAATTTTTAACACAAACGAATTCGTTTTTCATGCTGAACGCTTATCCGTATTACGGGTACGTACAAAGCAACGGTATTTTTCCGATCGAGTACGCGTTATTTCAACCGTTGAGTCCGGTCAAACAACTTGTTGACCCGAACACACTTTTTCATTACGATAGCATGTTTGATGCTATGGTGGACGCCGCGTATTATTCTATCGCGGCATATAACGTCTCGTTGATACCTATCGTTGTAACCGAAACCGGTTGGCCTTGGTCGGGTGGGGCCAACGAACGTGACGCTACCGTCGAAAACGccgaaaaatttaataataatttgatcaCACGGGTTTTGAACAACTCGGGCCCGCCTAGTCAACCGACGATCCCTATGAACTCTTACATTTACGAGCTGTTTAATGAAGACAAGAGACCGGGCCCAGTCTCGGAGAAGAGTTACGGTGTGTATTTTAGTAACGGGACGTCGGTTTATACATTTAGTTTAGATACATTAGGTGAAACAACAGGGAATGGTTCGGGTGGTTTTTGTGTTGCAAGAAAAGGTGCTGATGTCGGTAGCTTGCAAGATGGGCTGAATTGGGCTTGTGGGCCGGGTAAGGCGAATTGTAGTGCTATACAATCGGGTCAACCCTGTTATATGCCGGATACAGTTGAAAACCATGCTTCTTTTGCGTATAATGACTATTATCAAAGAATGAGTAGTGTTGGTGGAACTTGCGACTTTAGTGGTACAGCTGTAACAACCATGGTTGATCCGA GTTACGGGTCGTGCATATTTACAGGGAG TAAAAGTACAAATTCAAGCATCAGTGGAATGGTTCAACCGGCATTCGGACCAGAAGGCCCGCCAGGAAGCATATCACCTAGTCAGTTACCTTGCATATGGTCAATGATTTTAGCCATACTTGTATCATTGCTTTTGTAG